The Pedobacter mucosus genome window below encodes:
- a CDS encoding REP-associated tyrosine transposase: MTTLTLFDMFRRACRTRNKQGFAIPIKAYLVSKISMGFAYTIQDQKGQYFITCTINQWADVFTRNIYKDILIDSLKHCQLHKGLKIYAWVIMSNHIHMIISSDQENLSDIIRDFKKFTSTKIFESIKHNQQESRKNWLLWLLTKEDKIIFWQEGYHGEEIISQSFYNTKLEYIHKNPVRAGIVEKEEEYLYSSCGDYFGIRKGLLELIFE, translated from the coding sequence ATGACGACTTTAACGCTGTTCGACATGTTCCGAAGGGCATGTCGAACTAGAAATAAACAGGGATTTGCAATCCCTATTAAAGCGTATCTTGTATCAAAAATTTCTATGGGCTTTGCATATACTATTCAAGATCAAAAAGGCCAATACTTTATTACGTGTACCATTAACCAATGGGCGGATGTTTTTACTAGAAATATTTATAAGGATATCTTAATCGATAGTTTAAAACATTGTCAACTACATAAAGGACTTAAAATTTACGCTTGGGTAATAATGAGCAATCACATTCATATGATTATTAGCAGCGACCAAGAAAACTTGAGTGACATTATTAGGGATTTTAAAAAATTTACTTCGACAAAAATATTTGAATCGATAAAACATAATCAGCAAGAGAGCAGGAAAAATTGGCTTTTATGGCTTCTAACAAAGGAAGACAAAATTATTTTTTGGCAAGAAGGCTATCATGGCGAAGAAATTATAAGTCAAAGTTTCTATAATACCAAACTAGAATATATCCATAAAAATCCTGTTCGTGCAGGTATCGTAGAAAAAGAGGAAGAATACTTATATAGCAGTTGCGGCGATTATTTTGGAATAAGGAAAGGGTTGTTAGAATTAATATTTGAGTAG
- a CDS encoding PH domain-containing protein — protein sequence MTADQSPISFTNEQISIESLPKYEEITLNKPHLNYWKIILINISIWLSLLGVGLALLLIFVDEIKPNTTIILIGCITLVVLIFLLYRISFKKRGYAIRTHDVIYKSGIIAETTTIVPLNRIQHIELNEGILSRIFKLGALQIFTAGGQTGHLNITGIPIAEAKSIRDLLLKKLDLLENRPTEIHNNE from the coding sequence ATGACGGCAGATCAATCCCCAATATCCTTCACCAATGAACAAATTAGCATCGAATCTCTCCCAAAATACGAGGAAATTACGCTTAACAAGCCTCATTTAAATTACTGGAAAATTATCTTAATAAATATTAGCATTTGGCTTTCACTATTAGGTGTAGGTTTGGCGCTGCTACTTATTTTTGTGGATGAAATAAAACCAAACACGACGATAATTTTAATTGGATGTATCACGCTCGTTGTGCTAATATTTTTGCTTTACAGGATCAGTTTTAAAAAACGTGGATACGCCATCAGAACGCATGATGTTATTTATAAAAGTGGAATAATTGCAGAAACAACAACGATTGTTCCGTTAAACCGAATTCAGCACATTGAGTTAAATGAAGGTATTTTATCTAGAATTTTCAAACTTGGTGCTCTACAAATTTTTACTGCGGGAGGTCAGACAGGGCATTTAAATATTACAGGAATCCCCATTGCTGAAGCTAAAAGCATAAGAGATTTGCTGTTAAAAAAACTTGATTTACTTGAGAATAGACCAACTGAAATACACAATAATGAATAG
- a CDS encoding PH domain-containing protein: MNSDFSKPQRQSAAGIIIMGVYTTFKIGKAFIFLIVIAFVKLPSAYFLYLVLGIGGIIFFSFLFAYLWYLKFTFFLDKEKQEFVINKGILNRDQLIIQLDKIQQVNINQSILQKIIGVYGIKIDTAGAHGEEVSIQAIDEISAYNLKEHLLSNRNLFVESIQTDQEQTINEEVPFLKISAFTLLKVGLTSNYGRSLALLAAFFYTVIYEGRQLLDAFKIDKDEIQNTVSSMVTLVTVAILVVILLIVLLVVNLARTFYKYYDLEISQHQHSLLISSGLIAKKATLISPNKVQVSSYSQNYFQKKINMFNLSLKQAHFGHHKKGDEIQGNTLEIPGCNSAERDELLKMILVKLPKNGQTFIPDWRFLNLPIFFKLILPVAIFFIVAINIPEVKPFISAAILYLVLGIFLIYISYRRHRIIVNQDFIIKKSGIWDISNEIIIPSKIQAITTFQYPWHKSVDVGHVSLHTAAGQIHFKYGNYTEIKRLVNYWLYQLESENKDWM, translated from the coding sequence ATGAATAGCGATTTTAGCAAACCGCAGCGACAATCTGCAGCAGGCATCATTATTATGGGTGTTTATACCACTTTCAAAATTGGTAAAGCATTTATTTTTTTAATCGTTATCGCATTTGTAAAGTTGCCAAGCGCTTATTTTCTTTATTTAGTTTTAGGTATTGGAGGCATTATATTTTTTAGTTTTTTATTTGCCTATTTATGGTATTTAAAATTTACATTTTTTCTAGATAAAGAAAAGCAAGAGTTCGTCATCAACAAAGGAATTCTAAACCGTGATCAATTAATTATTCAACTCGATAAAATCCAGCAGGTTAATATCAATCAATCTATTTTACAGAAAATTATTGGCGTTTACGGGATAAAAATCGATACGGCGGGTGCACACGGCGAAGAAGTGAGCATCCAGGCAATTGATGAAATTTCCGCCTATAACTTGAAAGAACATTTGCTAAGCAACAGAAATTTATTTGTTGAAAGCATACAAACTGATCAGGAGCAAACGATCAATGAAGAAGTTCCATTTTTAAAAATTAGTGCTTTTACACTCCTGAAAGTAGGCTTAACATCAAATTATGGTAGAAGTTTAGCACTGCTTGCTGCATTCTTTTATACGGTAATTTATGAAGGTAGACAGTTGTTAGATGCCTTCAAAATTGATAAAGATGAAATTCAAAATACCGTAAGTAGCATGGTAACCTTGGTTACTGTCGCAATTTTGGTTGTTATACTTTTAATAGTGCTTTTGGTGGTTAATTTAGCACGAACATTCTATAAATATTATGATTTAGAAATCAGTCAGCACCAACATTCTCTACTCATATCCTCTGGTTTAATCGCTAAAAAGGCTACATTAATAAGTCCGAACAAGGTTCAGGTATCTAGTTATAGCCAAAACTATTTCCAGAAGAAAATAAACATGTTTAATTTGAGTTTAAAACAAGCCCATTTTGGGCATCATAAAAAAGGCGATGAAATACAAGGTAATACTTTAGAAATACCAGGTTGTAATTCCGCAGAGCGGGATGAATTGTTGAAAATGATATTAGTAAAACTTCCTAAAAACGGACAAACTTTTATTCCAGATTGGCGTTTCCTAAACCTTCCAATATTTTTTAAATTGATTTTGCCGGTGGCTATATTTTTTATTGTTGCAATAAATATTCCGGAAGTTAAACCTTTTATCAGTGCTGCTATTTTATATTTGGTACTTGGAATTTTCTTGATCTACATTAGTTACCGAAGGCACCGTATTATAGTAAATCAAGACTTTATCATTAAGAAAAGTGGCATTTGGGACATTTCAAATGAAATTATTATACCAAGCAAGATTCAAGCAATAACCACTTTCCAATATCCCTGGCACAAAAGCGTTGATGTTGGCCATGTTTCATTACATACTGCTGCCGGACAAATTCATTTCAAATATGGCAATTACACTGAAATAAAACGGCTTGTAAATTATTGGCTGTATCAACTCGAAAGTGAAAATAAAGATTGGATGTAA
- a CDS encoding SGNH/GDSL hydrolase family protein, producing the protein MKLSALVSPFLLLFCIVTSTRLQAQQIPIRASCPEAAQYYSKDSINIVTFGASTVEGVGGFGFQTMLQNNFLNCYTGKIVDITNHGIGGQTTKQGLLRIDNAILDRTGFIVIDMGINDAISINANRGGSVAETEANMRLIISTSLKQNLVPIICTLQYVDDRTNTSLVAVNTTIRSINAVYRRLAIEYKIYLADVNAIMRRDFTLYQDSFHPNARGYRLISYVIFDTINKAIFDKFLLFVVSQNYPNPASTTTYLDIVLPETDKINIQIYDLMGRLVKTVVNEYLNTGKHTLEINTSSFVPGIYFYKLSSDSGLYNSAKKFIVAR; encoded by the coding sequence ATGAAATTAAGCGCACTCGTTTCTCCGTTCCTGCTGCTTTTTTGTATCGTCACTAGCACTCGTTTACAAGCTCAACAAATTCCAATTCGAGCAAGCTGCCCTGAAGCAGCTCAATATTATTCAAAAGATAGTATCAACATCGTAACTTTTGGTGCAAGTACCGTTGAAGGTGTTGGTGGTTTTGGCTTTCAAACCATGTTGCAAAATAACTTTCTAAATTGCTACACAGGTAAAATAGTAGATATTACCAATCATGGTATTGGTGGCCAAACAACCAAACAAGGGTTATTAAGAATTGATAATGCGATTTTAGATCGAACTGGTTTTATCGTAATTGATATGGGTATTAACGATGCAATATCCATAAATGCCAACAGAGGCGGCAGCGTTGCAGAAACTGAAGCGAATATGCGCCTGATAATTTCTACAAGTCTTAAGCAAAACTTGGTTCCAATTATTTGTACGCTACAATATGTAGATGATCGCACCAACACATCTTTAGTTGCTGTTAACACCACAATTAGGAGTATTAATGCAGTTTACAGGCGGTTAGCCATTGAATATAAAATATATTTAGCTGATGTTAATGCAATTATGCGTCGTGATTTTACTCTATACCAAGATTCATTTCACCCAAATGCCCGTGGTTATAGGCTGATTAGTTATGTTATTTTTGATACTATTAATAAGGCAATATTCGATAAATTTTTGCTTTTTGTAGTATCACAAAACTATCCAAATCCAGCTTCAACAACTACTTATTTAGATATTGTTTTACCAGAAACTGATAAAATTAACATTCAGATTTATGATTTAATGGGAAGACTGGTTAAAACTGTCGTTAACGAATATTTAAATACTGGCAAACATACATTAGAGATTAATACTTCATCATTCGTCCCTGGCATATATTTTTATAAACTATCTTCAGATTCAGGATTATACAATTCTGCCAAAAAATTTATTGTGGCCCGGTAG
- a CDS encoding DUF493 family protein gives MEDNNIDFTDIPEGASTDIYANLREKLESVEQFPGIYNFKFIIAGGIDKISDLRLILPDDEFFEKPSKTGKYVSITVKKQMQNADEVIAIYKQVATIKGIITL, from the coding sequence ATGGAAGATAATAACATTGATTTTACGGATATTCCTGAGGGAGCGAGTACAGATATTTATGCTAATTTAAGAGAGAAATTAGAAAGTGTAGAGCAATTTCCAGGCATTTATAATTTTAAGTTTATAATAGCTGGCGGGATAGATAAGATTTCAGATTTACGTTTAATTTTACCTGATGATGAGTTTTTTGAAAAACCATCCAAGACAGGGAAATATGTTTCGATTACAGTAAAGAAACAAATGCAGAATGCTGATGAGGTTATTGCTATTTATAAACAAGTTGCAACGATTAAAGGCATCATTACACTTTAA